From the genome of Streptomyces sp. V2I9:
ACCGGGCGCTTGCCGTCGACGGTGGGCCGGACTCCCTCGCGGGGTCCGGCCCACCGGTCGTCGGTCCCGGGGCAGGGCCTTCGGGGCCTCAGCCGGTGGCCGCCACGGGGCGCCGGCGGCGGGCGGGCGACCAGCAGCGGATGATGTCGCGCACCGACACCACGCCCACCGCGCCGTGGCCGTCCAGCACGATCAGGTGCCGGAACCCGCCGTGCGTCATGGCTTCCGCCGCCTCCTCCAGGGTCCAGGCCGGCGCCGCGAACACGACGTCGGTGGTGGTGTGGGCGGACGCGGTCTCCCGGTCGGGGTCCAGCCCCGCCCCGACCGCGTCGAGGATGTCGCGCTCGGTGATGATGCCCAGCCCGAAGGTGTCCGGATCGTGGACGACAGCCGCCCCGATCCGGCGGGCCGACATCAGCCGGGCCGCCTGGCGGAGCGTGTGGGTGGGGCCGATGGTGAGGACCACCGTGCTCATGGCGTCACGGACGAGCATGAAACGAGCCACCTCCTCGGTGAATGACTCTGTGAGTCGATTCACAAGTTCACAAGTGGGGGGACTCTCAGAGTGGCACCCTCGGGGCGGGCCGACAAGGGGTGGGTGACGTGCGCGGAGGGCGTGCGGCAGGCATCCGTCACGCCCCCGCACGCCGTGCGGACCGTACGCTTCCGGACAGGGCCGGGAAGCGTACGGTTCCGGACCGGGCCCCCACGGGGAACCACGGGTGCCGGAGGGGGCGAGGTCAGGAGCGCGGGTCGAGGTAGCCCAGCAGCTCGTCGTGGAGCGTCCCGTTGGAGGCCGCCGCGTTTCCGCCGTCCACGCCGTCCACCCCGTCCAGCGAGGTGAACCGGCCGCCCGCCTCCTGCACGATGATCGCGTTCGCCGCCATGTCCCACAGCGACAGCTCCGGCTCGGCGCAGATGTCCACGGAACCCTCCGCCACCATCATGTACGGCCAGAAGTCCCCGTACCCGCGCGTCCGCCAGCAGGCGCGGGTGAGGTCGAGGAAGCCGTCGAGGCGGCCCTGCTCCTCCCACCCGGACAACGAGGAGTACGCGAAGGAGGCGTCGGAGATCCGGCCCACCCCCGACACCTGCATCCGGGTCGCGGAGGTGAGGCTGCGACCGGTGAACGCGCCCGCGCCCTTCGCCGCCCACCAGCGCCGGTTCAGCGCCGGCGCGGACACCACGCCCATGACCGGCCGAAACCCGTCCTCACCCGCCTCCATCAGTGAGATCAGCGTCGCCCACACCGGCACACCGCGCACGTAGTTCTTGGTGCCGTCGATGGGGTCGATCACCCAGCGGCGCGGACCGCTGCCCTCCAGCCCGTACTCCTCGCCCAGGATCGCGTCCCTCGGGCGGGCCCGGTGCAGATGCCCCCGGATCAGCTCCTCGGCGGCCTTGTCGGCCTCGCTGACCGGCGTCATGTCCGGCTTGGTCTCCACCTTCAGGTCGAGAGCCTTGAACCGGTCCATGGTCGCGGCGTCGGCGGCGTCCGCCAGCACATGGGCGAGGCGCAGATCATCGTGGTAGTCGGGCATGCCGTCACAGTATCCAGCGCCGTCGTGCGCGGGCCACCGTGCCCCCGGCCACCGCTTCGACCCGCACCCTTGACAGCTCCCGGCGAGCGCGTCAACGCTGAACCGCAGGACAGGGGGTGACGGTGATGCCGAGAGCGCGGCAGGCCCTGCTGGAGGCAGCCCACCGGGCGCTGGAGGACCGGCCCTGGCGCTCCGTGCGCATGGCCGACGTGGCTGCTCTGGCCGGGGTGTCCCGGCAGACCCTCTACAACGCGTTCGGTACCAAGGAAGGTCTGGCCGGAGCCCTGCTGCGGCGGGCCTCGGACGCCTACCTCGCCGGGGTGGACCGCGCGCTGACCGCCCCCGGCCCCGACCGCCCGGCCGCCGTCGCGCTCTGGACCGTACGGGCCGCCCGGCAGGACGCCCTGATCAAGGCGCTGCTGACCGGGCACTGGGCGGACGGGCTGCCCCGCCCGGACCGCGGGCCGGGCTCGCGGGGGCGTACCGGCGGGAAGCCGCCGCCGACGCCCGACGAACTGCTCGCGCTGGTACGGGAGCGGATGGCCGCCGCCTCGGCCGGAGCCCCGGACGGGCGCTGCGAGATCGCGTTACGGCTCGCGCTGTCCTGTGCGATCGTCCCGGTGCCGGGCGACGACGCGACGGACAGCGGTGCGCTGGGCCTGGTCCGTGCGGCGACCCGGCCCTTGGTGTAGGAGCGGCCGGCGACACGCGGGCGGGGGTGGTTCAGCAAGACCCCGCGGGGGAAGGAGCGGTCGGTGGTGAGGAGCCGGCCGGGGCTCAGTGCGCCGAGCCGGAGAGCTGGAGGCCGATCACGCCGACGATCACCAGCGAGATCGAGACGAGCTTCAGGGTGGACACCACGTCGCCGAGGAAGATCATGCCGTAGATCGCGGTCCCGGCCGCTCCGATCCCGGTCCACACCGCGTACGCCGGGCCGACGTCCAGCTTCTTCAGCGCCAGGGTCAGCAGACCGAAGCTGCCCAGCGCGAACGTGGCGAACGCGATCGTCGGCCAGAGCCGGGTGAATCCGTGGGAGAGCTTCAGACACACGGCGAAGCCGGTCTCCAGGAGACCTGCGACCACGACCAGCAGCCACGCCATCGTCAGTTGCCTCCCACATAGGTGACGGCTTCGTCCCGCACGGTGCGATTATGCCTTCACCGATCGTTGAAGCTCGCAAACATGCCCGGAGGGCCGCAGCCGATTCCGGGCGGGCGGACCGTCAGTCGCCCTCGCGCCGCTCGCGGGTCGCGAGGAGCCGGCGCAGGGAGTCCAGCCGGGCCGGATCGGCGTGCCCCTCGGCCACCCAGGCGTCCAGGGCGCACTCGGGCTGGTTCTCGTCGTGCGTGCAGCCGCGCGGGCACTCCTCGGTGCCGGGTTGCAGATCCGGGAAGGCGTTGATGACCCGCGACGGGTCGACGTGGTGCAGCCCGAAGGAGCGCACGCCCGGAGTGTCGACCACCCAGCCCCGGTCACCGGGCAGCGGCAGGGCGAGGGCGGACGTGGTGGTATGCCGCCCCCGGCCGGTGACCGCGTTGACGATGCCCGTGGTCCGCCGCCGGTCCTCCGGCACCAGGGCGTTGACCAGGGTCGTCTTGCCCACCCCGGAGTGCCCGACGAAGGCGGTGATCTTCCCCTCCAGCTGTTCGCGCACCCGCTCCGCCGCGTCCCCGTTCTCCAGCTCCTCACGGTTGGTCACGATGTACGGGACGCCGAGCGGGGTGTACGCCTCCAGCAGGGCGTCCGGCGAGGCCAGGTCGGACTTGGTCAGCACCAGGAGCGGGGTGAGCCCGCCGTCGTACGCCGCGACCAGACAGCGGTCGATCATGCGCGGGCGGGGCTCCGGGTCGGCCAGGGCGGTGACGATCGCCAGCTGGTCCGCGTTGGCGACGACCACGCGCTCGTACGGATCGTCGTCGTCCGCCGTGCGGCGCAGCACCGTGCGGCGCGGGGCGATCCGCACGATCCGGGCCAGGGTGTCCTTCTCGCCGGACAGGTCGCCGACGATGGAGACGGTGTCGCCCACCACGGCGGCCTTGCGCCCCAGCTCGCGGGCCTTCATCGCCACCACGGTCCGGCCGTCGACGAGGCAGGTGAGCCGGCCCCGGTCGACGGTGAGGACCATGCCGTCCTCGGCGTCCTCGTGCTTGGGCCGGATGTGCGTACGCGGGCGGTTGCCCTTGCGGTTGGGGCGGACGCGGATGTCGTCCTCGTCGGGGTTCTTCCCGTAGCGGCGCATCGTCTAGGCCCCGAGCATTCCGGTCCACATGTCCGGGAAGTCCGGCAGGGTCTTGGCGGTCGTACCCACGTTCTCGATCTCCACGCCCTTCACCGCCAGGCCGATGACCGCCCCGGCGGTGGCCATGCGGTGGTCGTCGTACGTGTGGAAGACGCCGCCGCGCAGCGGGCGCGGGCGGATGTGCAGCCCGTCCGCCGTCTCGGTGACGTCGCCGCCCAGCTCGTTGATCTCCTTGGTCAGCGCGGCCAGCCGGTCCGTCTCGTGCAGCCGCAGGTGGGCCACCCCGCTCAGCGTGGAGGGGGAGTCGGCCAGCGCCGCGACCGCAGCGATGCCCGGGGTCAGCTCGCCGACCTCGCCGAGGTCCACGTCGATGCCGTGGATCCGGCCCGTACCGGTGAAGGTCAGTCCGCGCTCGGTCAGCTCGCAGCTGCCGCCCATCGCGGTGAAGATCTCGCGCAGCGCGTCGCCCGGCTGGGTGGTGCGCTCGGGCCAGTCGGGGATGGTGACCCGGCCGCCGGTCACCAGGGCCGCCGCCAGGAACGGCTGGGCGTTGGAGAGGTCCGGCTCGATCGTCAGGTCCCGGCCGAGCAGGGCGGAGGGGGAGACCCGCCATACGTTCGGTTCGCCGCCCGTCTCCGGCTCGTCCACCTGCGCGCCGACCGCGCGCAGCATGTCGACGGTCATCCGGATGTGCGGCATCGAGGGAAGCGTGGTCCCGGTGTGCCGGACCTCCACGCCGTGGTTGAAGCGCGGGGCCGACAGCAGCAGTGCCGAGACGAACTGCGAGGAGGACGAGGCGTCGATCGACACCGGGCCGCCCACCAGCGCCCCGCTGCCGTGCACGGTCAGCGGCAGCGCCCCGCGTCCGTCGTCGTCGATCCGTGCGCCGAGCGCCCGCAGGCCCTCGATCACGCCGGTCAGCGGACGTTCGTACGAGCGGGGGTCGCCGTCGAAGCGGACCGGGCCGTCGGCGAGCGTGGCGACCGGCGGCAGGAAGCGCATGACCGTGCCGGCGTTGCCGACGTCCACCGTCGCCGGGCCGTGCAGCCCGGCCGGGATGACCCGCCATGCCTCGCCCCGGGCGTCCGGGGAGGCCGCGGCGGACGGGCTGCTCGCGGACGAGGAGGAGACCGTCTCCTCGATGCCGACGCCCATGGCGCGCAGCGCGTCGGCCATCAGCAGGGTGTCGCGGGAGCGCAGCGGGCGGCGCAGCCAGCCCGGCTCGGAGGCCAGTGAGGCCAGTACGAGCGCGCGGTTGGTGACCGATTTCGATCCGGGCACGGTGACGGTCGCGTCGACGGCGCCGCTCGCGTGGGGGGCGGGCCAGAGGGCGGGGTGCACGGAACTCTCGGTCATGGCTTTACTTTAGTGGCTCCGCACCGGCCCGGTTCCTGGCGAAATAGGCGAAAACGCCCCTTACTCGGTGCGCGGTACCGGCCGCCCTGCCCTCACCAGCCCAGCAGCCACCGTCCGCCGCCGATCAGCGAGCACAGCGACACCGCGTGGAAGAGGAACAGCCACAGCACCGCGGGGGCGTGCGTCAGCCGGGCCAGCTGGTCCGCGTCCGAGTCCGGGGCCCCGCCGTGGCGCCGCTTGGACTGGAGCTCGAACGGTGGCCGGACCCCGCCCAGCAGCAGGAACCACACCACCACGTACGCGAACGCCGACTGCACGTCGGACGAGGCCAGCCAGGACACCAGCAGGAACGTGGTGCCGGTCAGGATGACGGTGAGCGCCCCGTACACGTTGCGGATCATCACCAGCATCACCGCGAGCAGCGCGGTCGCCACCCACAGCAGGAGGGTGATCCGGCCGTTCGTGAGCAGCCAGGCACCGCCCAGACCCAGCAGGGACGGAGCCGTGTAACCCGCCGCCGCTGTCAGGATCATGCCGATCCCGGTCGGCTTGCCGCGGCTCACGGTCAGGCCGCTGGTGTCCGAGTGCAGCCGGATGCCGGAGAGCTGACGCCCGGTGAGCAGGGCCACCAGGCCATGGCCGCCCTCGTGCGCGATGGTGATCGTGTTGCGGGTGAGCCGCCATATCGGGTTGGGCACGACGGCGATCAGCGCGAGCGTGGCCGTCACCACCACCAGCCACTGCTCGGGGGCGGGCTGGGTGCCGGTGACGCGATCCCACAGATCGCCCAATTCGGTGCTGTTCATCGGCCGGGCGACTCCTTGCGGTCGGGGCGGGCGGTCGTGGCAGTCTGGCACTTATGTGCGGACGGTTTGCAGCGAGTCGGAAGCCCGAGGACCTGACCGGACTCTTCGGCGTCGAGAAGTGGGAACCCACCGAGGCCCTGGAGCCGGACTGGAACGTGGCACCGACCAAGGAGGTGTACGCGATTCTGGAGCGCCCTGTGAAGGACGCCGACGACCAGCGTCCGGTTCGCCAGCTGCGTGCCCTGACATGGGGACTCGTACCCTCCTGGTCGAAGACCCCCGAGGGAGCCGCCCGCATGATCAACGCCCGCGCGGAGACCGTGCACGAGAAGCCCTCCTTCCGCCGCGCCTTCGCCCAGCGCCGCTGCATCCTGCCCGCCGACGGCTACTACGAGTGGGTCACCGGCGCCGAGGAGCGGCAGCTGGAGGAGAAGAAGGGCAGGAAGCGCGCCCGCAAGCAGCCCTACTTCGTCACCCCCGCCGACGGCTCGGTCTTCGCCATGGCCGGGCTGTACGAGTTCTGGCGCGACGCGACCCTCCCCGGCGACCACGAGAACGCCTGGTGGGTGACGTGCTCGGTGATCACCACCGAGGCGGAGACCACCCCGCTGGCCGTCGCCCCCGCCGAGGGGCCCGGCACGCTCGCCGACATCCACCCCCGGATGCCGCTGATGCTCACCCCCGACCGCTGGGACACCTGGCTGGACCCCACGCACACCGGCGTCGAGGAACTGCGCGCGCTGCTGGAGCCCCCGCCCGCCGGACTGATGCGCGCCTACCCGGTCGCCACCGCCGTCAGCAACGTCCGCAACAACGGTCCGGAACTGCTGGAGGAACTGGCCGCACCGGAGGAGGCCACGCTGTTCTGAGGGGCCCGCGGGCTGTCGCCTCCGAGGGGCCCGCGGGCTGTCGCGCCGTTCCGGGCCCGTCGTGGACGGGGGAGGATGGCGCGGTGAGCCGTCAACCACGTACGCAGAACGTCACCACCGACGCCGGTGAGGCCCGGATCACCTGGGTCACCGCGGCCGAGCCCCGCCTCGTGCTCGCCGTGAGCCACGGGGCCGGCGGCGGCATCGAGGCCCGCGACCTGAAGGCCCTCGCCGCCGCCCTGCCCGCACGCGGCGTCACCGTCGCCCTGGTGGAGCAGCCCTGGCGGGTGGCCGGCAAGAAGGTGGCCCCCGCCCCGAAGACCCTGGACACCGGCTGGCGCGGGCTCTGGCCCTCCCTCACCGCGGCCGGGCTCCCCGTCGTCTCCGGCGGTCGCAGCGCCGGGGCCCGCGTCGCCTGCCGGACCGCGGTCGAACTGGGCGCGGCGGCCGTGCTCGCGCTGAGCTTCCCGCTCCATCCGCCGGGCAGGCCCGAGAGGTCCCGCGCCGACGAACTGCTCGGCACGGGCGTGCCCACCCTGGTGGTGCAGGGCGGCAACGACCCGTTCGGCCGGCCCGGCGAGTTCCCGCCCGGCCCGTACGGGCTGACCGAAGTACCCCACGGCGACCACGGGTTCGCGGTGCCGAAGAGGTCCGGGGTGACGGAGGCGCAGACGATGGGCGTCCTCACCGACGCGGTCACCGGGTGGCTCACGTCACTCCGGTGACCCCGCGGGCCCCGCCGGGAACCGCCGCCCTCCGGCACCGGGAATGCCCCGCGCGGGGGCGCTGTTGTTCGGGACGTCGGTACAACAACGTCGTACGTGGAGAGGGAGTCCGTCGCATGGGTTCAACCATCTGCCCCAGCCGCTCGAACGCCGCTGACCTGGAGTGGACCGTGTTGCCCGCGGCGAGGACCACCTCCGAGCGGCCCCTGGGCGGGGGTAATCGGCAGGCCGTCCGTCAGCAAGGTCGACTATTCTCCGATACGAGCGGATCCGGTCTCGGTTCCGCCACATCGTTGGAGGAGGTGGGTCCGGTCACTGGGACCGACACAGGGACCGACGACGGCCGTGCACCGGAGACGCCCGCGGAGCGCAACGCGCGCTTCGAGCGCGACGCCCTGGGCTTTCTCGACCAGATGTACTCGGCCGCGCTGCGCATGACGCGCAACCCCGCCGACGCCGAGGACCTGGTCCAGGAGACCTATGCCAAGGCGTACGGCTCCTTCCACCAGTTCCGTGAGGGCACCAACCTCAAGGCGTGGATGTACCGCATCCTCACCAACACCTTCATCAACTCCTACCGCAAGAAGCAGCGGGAGCCCCAGCGCAGCGCCGCCGAGGAGATCGAGGACTGGCAGCTCGCGCGGGCCGAGTCGCACATGTCGACCGGTCTGCGCTCGGCCGAGTCCCAGGCCCTCGACCATCTCCCGGACTCCGACGTGAAGTCGGCGCTCCAGGCGATCCCCGAGGAGTTCCGCATCGCCGTGTACCTCGCCGATGTCGAGGGCTTTGCCTACAAGGAGATCGCGGACATCATGGGGACACCCATCGGTACGGTGATGTCCCGGCTGCACCGCGGCCGTCGCCAGCTGCGCGGCATGCTGGAGGACTACGCCCGCGAGCGCGGGCTCGTCGCGGCCGGTGCCGGTGACGCGGACGATCGGAAGGGCTCGGCCTCATGAGCTGCGGAGAGCCGCACGAGACGGATTGCTCGGAGGTCCTCGACCATCTCTACGAGTTTCTCGACCGGGAGATGCCCGAGGGCGACTGCACCAAGTTCGAGGTGCACTTCGAGGAGTGCTCCCCGTGCCTGGAGAAGTACGGCCTCGAACAGGCCGTGAAGAAGCTGGTCAAGCGCTGCTGCGGACAGGACGACGTCCCGACCGACCTGCGCTCCAAGGTGATGGGCCGGATCGAGCTCATCCGGGCAGGCGAGGCCGTGCCCGAGCAGGACGTCGCCGCGCCGGACGCGGACCGGTCGGCGACCGCCGCCGAATAGCCGGCCGCCCGCAGGGGCTCTTCGGGTCTCCGTAGTGACTCGGTGAGCCGCCAACCCGGCGGCGTGGCGCGTCCGTCGACCGTGCCGGGGCGGGCGCGAGGGGCACCCCGGAGGCGCGTGTCGCGCTCCTTCCTCGTCCCCGACGACCAGGCGTGCCGCGATCCGGCCCCCGCTCGGCCCGCCCCCGCCTGCGCCGCTGCCCCGTCGCGCGACATCGGCAGGCACTCCCCTCCCGCCCCGGCCGCCCGGCTGCCTGTCCCCGCCGCGACCTCCCGGAGGGGAACCGCGACCGCCCCGTACCCGTGCCGCCCAACCGCATCCGTACCCGTGGTAGCAGGCCGCCCCGTACCGGTCCGCACCGGGATCAACTGCCCCCGGGATCGTCAGGACGGTCGACGCGTACGCCGAGCTGTGCGGGGAAGGCGTGGGCGGACCGCCCGGCGTGCTGGAGCGGCTCGGGCTCGGTGCCGGGCAGGGCCACCGGCCGCAGGTGGTGGCGCGCTGGGAGGCGTCCTCGTACGAGGCGGTCTGACCCCGGCCGGAGCTGGGTAACCCATGGGTAATGAGCGGGCGTCCGGCCGGGCATGGTTGGATGCGAAAGCAGAGCGGATGACGAGGGCGTCCAGTCGGGACAGGCGGGAATCGTGAGGATCTTCGGGAAGGTACGGCATCGGCCGTCCGCCTCTTGGCGGCAGGCCACGGACCGCGCGTTCACGCTGATCGGCGACGGCCGGTACGAGGACGCGGGGGCGCTGCTGACGCGCGCGGCGGATCTGGAGCCCTGGCTCTCGGAGTCCTGGTTCAATCTGGCGCTGCTGCACAAGTTCCGGCACGACTGGGAACAGGCGAGGGCGGCCGGCCTGCGGGCCGTCGCGCTGCTCGACCGCGAGTCGGGCGCCCCGGACTGGTGGAACGTGGGGATCGCGGCCACCGCGCTCCAGGACTGGCCGCTGGCGCGGCGGGCCTGGCAGGCGTACGGACTGAAGGTCCCCGGCGGCGGCCAGCACAGCGCGGCCACCACCGAGCCGTCCGGCATGGAGCTGGGCAGCGCCGCCGTGCGGCTCTCGCCCGAGGGTGAGGCCGAGGTGGTCTGGGGCCGCCGGCTCGACCCGGCCCGGATCGAGGTGCTCTCCATCCCGCTGCCGTCCTCCGGGCGGCGCTGGGGCGAGGTCGTCCTGCACGACGGGGTGCCCAACGGCGAACGGGTCACCGCGGCCGGGCCCGCGTATCCGGTGTTCGACGAGATCGAGCTGTGGGCCCCGTCCCCCGTGCCGACCTGGGTGGTGCTGCTGGAGGCGGCCACCGAGGAGGACCGGGACGCGCTGGAGAAGCTGGCGTCGGACGCCGGGTTCGCCGCCGAGGACTGGTCCTCCTCCGTACGTCTGCTGTGCCGGGCGTGTTCGGAGAGCCGGATGGAGAGCGACGAGGGCGACGGGGAGCACCTGGACCCCCACGACCACAGTGAGCCCGGCCACCCCGGCCCGCTGGGCCACCGCACCGCCGGGGCCGGCGACCTCTGGGTGCCGGAGCGGGAGTGCGGCCTCGCGGCCCCCGCCGGGCTGGTGCGCGGACTGCTGGACGGCTGGGTGGCCGACAGCCCGGACAGCCGTGAGTGGCGGGATCTCGAAGAAGTCTGCTGACCTCTGCCCGTAGGCTGTACGCGCACCGATCGCGGTGCTGCTCCTCCCGCGCTTCCCGGTTCCGGACGGGATGCGGCGGGGTACCGGGTTCAGGTTTTGCAGGAAGGCGTACGGCGGACATGTCGCAGCAGGAGACGGACGGGCGGATCGACGTGGACGACGAGGGGTTCGTCGTCGACACCGAGGACTGCGAGGAGCGCGAGGCGGCCCACCGCGCGCGCGGCACCTCCCGTCCGATCACGGTCGTGGGCAACCCGGTCCTGCACAAGGAGTGCAAGGACGTCACCGCGTTCGACGACGAGCTGGCGCAGCTCATCGACGACATGTTCGCCAGCCAGAAGACGGCCGAGGGCGTCGGTCTCGCGGCCAACCAGATCGGCGTGGACCTGAAGGTCTTCGTCTACGACTGCCCGGACGACGACGGCGTGCGCCACACCGGCGTCGTCTGCAACCCGGTCCTGGAGGAGCTGGCCCCCGAGCTGCGGGTGCTGGACGACTCCAACGAGGGCTGCCTCTCGGTCCCGACCGCCTACGCCTCGCTCGCCCGCCCGGACTACGCGGTGGTGCGCGGGCAGGACGCGCAGGGCAACCCGATCCGGGTCAAGGGCACCGGCTACTTCGCCCGCTGCCTCCAGCACGAGACGGACCACCTGTACGGCTACCTGTACATCGACCGGCTCTCCAAGCGGGAGCGCAAGGACGCGCTGCGGCAGATGGAAGAGGGCACGCCGCGCTACGAGGTCGTCCCGAACGCCTGAGCACGCGTGCGCGGGGCCCGGAGCCGGTCATCGGCGCCGGGCCCCGCCGCCGTGTGCGGCGCCGCCCGGGCGACGTCGCCCCCCGCCGCGGCCGACGGGCCCCGGAAGGTGCGGCGGTAGGCGTTCGGCGTGGTGCCCAGCGACCGGACGAACTGGTGCCGCAGCGTCGCCGCCGTGCCGAACCCCGTCTGTCCCGCGATCGTGTCGATCGTCCGGTCGGAGCTCTCCAGCAGATGCTGGGCCAGCAGCACCCGCTGCCGCAGGAGCCACCGGTAGGGCGTCGTCCCGGTCTCCTGCTGGAACCGGCGGGCGAAGGTGCGCGGTGACATGTGCGCCTGCGCGGCCAACTGCTCCACGGTCATCTCCTGGTCGAGGTGGTGCTCCATCCACGCGAGGGTGGAGCCGACCGTGTCGCACGCGTTCCGGGGCAGCGGGCGGTCGATGTACTGCGCCTGGCCGCCGTCCCGGTGCGGCGGGACCACCATCCGCCGGGCGATGGTGTTGGCCGTCCGCTGCCCGTAAGCCTGGCGGACCAGGTGCAGACAGGCGTCGATCCCGGCGGCGGTCCCGGCCGACGTGATCACCGGGCCCTCGTCCACGTACAGGACGTCCGGCTGCACGATCGCCTTCGGGTAGCGGCGGGCCAGCTCCGCCGCGTGCCGCCAGTGCGTGGTGCAGCGGCGGCCGTCCAGCAGGCCGGCCGCGCCGAGGACGTACGCACCCGAGCAGACGCTCAGCACCCGTGAACCCCGTTCCACGGCCCGCCTCAGCGCGTCCAGGGCCTCCTCGGGATACTCCCGGTCCATGACGTGCCCGCTCGCCGGGACGGCGATGAGGTCGGCCTCCTCCAGCCGCTCCAGGCCGTACGGCGTGCTGATGGTGAAGCCCGCGTGGGTGCGCAGTTCGGGCCCCTCGGCGGAGACCACCGCGAACTCGTGGACCGGCAGGCCCTCTTCGCTCCGGTCGAGCCCGAACACCTCGCACAGAACGCCGAGTTCGAAGGGATGGACCTCGTCCAGCAGCAGGACGGCGACGTTGGTCAGCATGGAACGAGTGTGGCAGTTATTTGGGGTCCTATGGCAGTCCTGCCACTGATGATTTTCGCCCCGGCGGGCCAGAGTGGAGGCATGAACACATTCCTGAACTACCTGGTCGTGGCCGCCCTTTTCGCCCTCGTCCTCGCGCCTGTCGCGGTCGGCGTCGCCCGCGAGCGCCGCATCGCCCGCCAGCTGCGGGAGGCGGAACGGGGGCGGCGGGAGCCCGCACCCCCGCGAACGCGGAGCGCCGCGCGGCCGGTCACGGCCGCGCGGCGCCCCCGGCCCGGAAGCTGGGCCAGGGTCTGAGGAACCCCTGCGGTCTAGAAGTCGTCGTCGAACCCGACCGAGCCCTCGACGGCCACCTGGTAGGCGGACGGGCGGCGCTCGAAGAAGTTCGTCAGCTCCTGGACCCCCTGGAGCTCCATGAAGGAGAACGGGTTCTCCGAGCCGTACACCGTCGGGAAGCCCAGGCGGGCGAGCCGCTGGTCGGCGACGCACTCCAGGTACTGGCGCATCGACTCGGTGTTCATGCCCGGCAGGCCCTCGCCGCACAGGTCACGGCCGAACTGCAGCTCCGCCTCCACGGCCTCCCTGAGCATGTCGGTGACCTGCTGCTGGAGCGCGTCGTCGAAGAGGTCCGGCTCCTCCTTGCGGACGGTGTCCACGACCTCGA
Proteins encoded in this window:
- the def gene encoding peptide deformylase codes for the protein MSQQETDGRIDVDDEGFVVDTEDCEEREAAHRARGTSRPITVVGNPVLHKECKDVTAFDDELAQLIDDMFASQKTAEGVGLAANQIGVDLKVFVYDCPDDDGVRHTGVVCNPVLEELAPELRVLDDSNEGCLSVPTAYASLARPDYAVVRGQDAQGNPIRVKGTGYFARCLQHETDHLYGYLYIDRLSKRERKDALRQMEEGTPRYEVVPNA
- the rsrA gene encoding mycothiol system anti-sigma-R factor, which gives rise to MSCGEPHETDCSEVLDHLYEFLDREMPEGDCTKFEVHFEECSPCLEKYGLEQAVKKLVKRCCGQDDVPTDLRSKVMGRIELIRAGEAVPEQDVAAPDADRSATAAE
- a CDS encoding helix-turn-helix domain-containing protein, yielding MLTNVAVLLLDEVHPFELGVLCEVFGLDRSEEGLPVHEFAVVSAEGPELRTHAGFTISTPYGLERLEEADLIAVPASGHVMDREYPEEALDALRRAVERGSRVLSVCSGAYVLGAAGLLDGRRCTTHWRHAAELARRYPKAIVQPDVLYVDEGPVITSAGTAAGIDACLHLVRQAYGQRTANTIARRMVVPPHRDGGQAQYIDRPLPRNACDTVGSTLAWMEHHLDQEMTVEQLAAQAHMSPRTFARRFQQETGTTPYRWLLRQRVLLAQHLLESSDRTIDTIAGQTGFGTAATLRHQFVRSLGTTPNAYRRTFRGPSAAAGGDVARAAPHTAAGPGADDRLRAPRTRAQAFGTTS